The following are encoded in a window of Podospora pseudoanserina strain CBS 124.78 chromosome 6, whole genome shotgun sequence genomic DNA:
- a CDS encoding hypothetical protein (EggNog:ENOG503P5U0; COG:S) — translation MTPYIYCSDDSSLDEFNGEDPVVGDSGAVEESGLKELHADPNDCDSGYVNKEKVVSEGLNDNSVEIPSVIKDGIRQGGFSYDPIDLGGPSFRLLRLLKGRDPLIPCELFTARLQDRERVISYESISYV, via the coding sequence ATGACCCCTTACATATACTGCAGCGATGACTCTTCACTTGACGAGTTTAATGGTGAAGAtcctgttgttggtgactcTGGGGCTGTCGAAGAGTCTGGCCTCAAAGAATTGCATGCAGACCCCAATGACTGCGACAGTGGTTATGTGAACAAGGAAAAGGTGGTCAGTGAGGGCCTTAACGACAACAGCGTTGAGATACCCAGTGTTATCAAAGACGGCATTCGTCAGGGTGGTTTCTCTTACGATCCAATCGACCTCGGCGGACCAAGTTTTCGCCTCCTGCGCCTTCTGAAAGGCCGCGATCCATTAATCCCATGCGAATTGTTTACAGCACGCTTGCAAGACCGGGAGAGGGTGATATCTTATGAGTCAATCTCCTACGTCTAG